A genomic stretch from Natronomonas gomsonensis includes:
- a CDS encoding ABC transporter ATP-binding protein gives MEPAIRTDDLRKSYGDVVALDGLTFEVDEGEFFGLLGPNGAGKTTFINVLVGLVRKDGGTAEVFGFDVETEYQEARDRIGLAPQEFNVDRFFPIHEVLEHKAGYHGVPSDEAERRAAEALKTVGIYDKRDTRFDWLSGGMKRRFLLARALVTNPDLLILDEPTAGVDVQLRRDLWGVIERLNAEGTTILLTTHYIEEAERLCDRVAIVDSGRVVEVATPDDLRSRGTDQLYLTFEKSPDAVPDIDLDGIVEARIDGDSLVVTAQGGSRLAPSLLRELEYEGYEVTNLDIRRASLEEVFVDMTRTDEEAEQLGAIHQ, from the coding sequence ATGGAACCCGCGATACGCACCGACGACCTCAGGAAGTCCTACGGGGACGTCGTGGCCCTCGATGGACTGACCTTCGAGGTCGATGAAGGGGAGTTCTTCGGCTTGCTCGGGCCGAACGGCGCCGGCAAGACGACGTTCATCAACGTCCTCGTCGGCCTCGTTCGGAAGGACGGCGGCACCGCCGAGGTGTTCGGTTTCGACGTCGAAACCGAGTATCAGGAGGCACGGGACCGCATCGGCCTCGCCCCACAGGAGTTCAACGTCGACCGGTTCTTCCCCATTCACGAGGTGTTGGAGCACAAGGCCGGCTACCACGGCGTGCCGAGCGACGAGGCCGAACGCCGTGCCGCGGAGGCGTTGAAAACGGTCGGTATTTACGACAAGCGCGACACGCGCTTCGATTGGCTCTCCGGCGGCATGAAGCGCCGCTTCCTGTTGGCGCGGGCGCTCGTGACGAACCCGGACCTACTCATTCTGGACGAACCAACGGCGGGCGTCGACGTGCAGTTGCGGCGTGACCTCTGGGGCGTCATCGAACGACTCAACGCCGAGGGGACGACGATTCTGTTGACGACCCACTACATCGAGGAGGCCGAACGACTGTGTGACCGCGTCGCAATAGTCGATTCGGGACGCGTCGTCGAGGTGGCGACGCCCGACGACCTCCGGTCCCGCGGCACCGACCAACTGTATCTCACCTTCGAGAAGTCGCCCGACGCCGTTCCCGATATCGACCTCGACGGAATCGTCGAGGCGCGAATCGACGGCGACTCGCTCGTCGTCACCGCACAGGGCGGCAGTCGCCTCGCGCCCTCGCTGCTCCGGGAGTTGGAGTACGAGGGCTACGAGGTGACGAACCTCGACATCCGGCGAGCCTCCCTAGAGGAGGTGTTCGTCGACATGACCAGAACCGACGAGGAGGCCGAACAACTGGGGGCGATTCACCAGTGA
- a CDS encoding ABC transporter permease: protein MSSTFGVGFRALLKREILRFVRRPKNTFLPPAITNVLYFAVFGVVLGQRIEDIAGFDYIVFILPGLVVLGAISNAFENSSFSIFHGRWNDYIHETLTSPLSYSSMVLAYILAAALRGLVVGAIIVAIGLLFTPVPLEEPLFLVAFMLVIPTLFAALGVVGGLLAEDFDHLTVMNQFILRPLVFFGAVFYSLDILPPLYRTLSLLNPMVYMVNGVRYGFLGFQEVDPILSLGVLSGLTAGVVALDVYLFKRGYGLID from the coding sequence GTGAGTTCGACGTTCGGCGTCGGCTTCCGGGCGCTGTTGAAGCGGGAAATCCTCCGGTTCGTCCGCCGGCCCAAGAACACGTTCCTCCCGCCGGCGATTACGAACGTGCTGTACTTCGCCGTCTTCGGCGTCGTGTTGGGCCAGCGCATCGAGGACATCGCCGGCTTCGACTACATCGTGTTCATTCTGCCCGGACTGGTCGTGTTGGGGGCTATCTCCAACGCCTTCGAGAACTCCTCGTTCTCCATCTTCCACGGCAGATGGAACGATTACATCCACGAGACGCTCACCTCGCCGCTGTCGTATTCGTCGATGGTGTTGGCGTACATCCTCGCCGCCGCGCTTCGGGGGCTTGTCGTCGGCGCCATCATCGTCGCTATCGGGCTGTTGTTCACGCCCGTACCGCTCGAAGAGCCGCTGTTCCTAGTGGCGTTCATGCTCGTCATCCCGACGCTGTTCGCCGCCTTGGGCGTCGTCGGCGGCCTGCTGGCCGAGGACTTCGACCACCTGACGGTGATGAACCAGTTCATCCTCCGGCCGCTGGTGTTCTTCGGGGCGGTGTTTTACTCGCTGGACATCCTCCCGCCGCTGTACCGGACGCTGTCCCTTCTCAATCCGATGGTGTATATGGTCAACGGCGTTCGTTACGGCTTTCTCGGCTTCCAAGAGGTCGACCCGATACTGTCCCTCGGCGTGTTGAGCGGACTGACCGCGGGCGTCGTCGCCCTCGACGTGTACCTGTTCAAACGCGGCTACGGCCTCATCGACTAG
- a CDS encoding helix-turn-helix domain-containing protein, producing MDPDPDPSRFRDLMLDSEPGFQEVLRCVFGVQDHEARLYLELLDAPDSTVAELADAVDRDRSNVNRGLSTLMEKDLADRRRRLLDSGGHVYQYRATPPDEARELMHRTLDEWAAYVHDRIDDFPNGG from the coding sequence ATGGACCCCGACCCGGACCCTTCGCGGTTCCGCGATTTGATGCTCGATTCCGAACCGGGCTTTCAGGAGGTGCTCCGGTGTGTCTTCGGCGTACAGGACCACGAGGCGAGACTGTATCTCGAACTGCTCGACGCCCCCGACAGCACAGTCGCCGAACTGGCCGATGCCGTCGACCGCGACCGCAGCAACGTCAATCGCGGGCTATCGACGCTCATGGAGAAGGACCTCGCCGACCGCCGCCGCCGACTGCTCGATTCGGGCGGCCACGTCTACCAGTACCGGGCGACGCCGCCCGACGAGGCCCGTGAGTTGATGCATCGGACGCTCGACGAGTGGGCCGCCTACGTCCACGACCGAATCGACGACTTCCCCAATGGCGGCTAG
- the argF gene encoding ornithine carbamoyltransferase, with protein sequence MNFLNIDDLTREEIDDVLTRATDLKERTARGKTADGMDGQTLGMIFEKPSTRTRVSFETGATQLGGHAIFLGPDDIHLGHGEPVKDTARALSRYVDVIMARVFDHADVVELGEYAEVPVVNGLTDDAHPCQTLADLLTIRERFDGFDARVAWVGDGNNVCQSFVLGAAIVGLDLVVATPEGYGVDDAVLERAEELGSAPEIVADPQAAVDGSDIVYTDVWVSMGEESERAEKLEAFSRAGFQVNEALLDDQEVMHCLPAHRGEEITDAVMESDRAIVWDQAENRLHAQKGLLTYLLD encoded by the coding sequence ATGAACTTCCTGAACATCGACGACCTCACGCGCGAGGAGATAGACGACGTGTTGACGCGGGCGACCGACCTCAAAGAGCGGACCGCCCGCGGAAAGACCGCAGACGGCATGGACGGCCAAACGCTCGGCATGATATTCGAGAAGCCCTCGACCCGAACTCGGGTGTCCTTCGAGACGGGTGCGACACAACTCGGCGGCCACGCCATCTTCCTCGGTCCCGACGACATCCACCTGGGCCACGGCGAACCTGTCAAGGACACCGCACGTGCGCTGTCGCGGTACGTCGATGTCATCATGGCCCGGGTCTTCGACCACGCCGACGTGGTCGAGTTGGGCGAGTACGCCGAGGTACCCGTCGTCAACGGCCTCACGGACGACGCCCACCCCTGTCAGACGCTCGCCGACTTGCTGACGATTCGGGAGCGCTTCGACGGTTTCGACGCCCGAGTCGCGTGGGTCGGCGACGGCAACAACGTCTGTCAGTCGTTCGTGTTGGGCGCGGCCATCGTCGGCCTCGATTTGGTCGTCGCGACGCCGGAGGGATACGGTGTCGACGACGCCGTGTTGGAACGCGCCGAGGAACTCGGCAGCGCCCCCGAAATCGTCGCGGACCCACAAGCGGCCGTCGACGGTTCCGACATCGTCTACACCGACGTGTGGGTGAGCATGGGCGAGGAGTCCGAACGCGCCGAGAAACTCGAAGCGTTCTCGCGGGCGGGCTTTCAGGTCAACGAGGCGTTACTCGACGACCAGGAAGTGATGCACTGTCTGCCCGCCCACCGCGGCGAGGAGATTACCGACGCCGTCATGGAGAGCGACCGGGCCATCGTCTGGGACCAAGCCGAGAACCGACTGCACGCCCAGAAGGGGCTGTTGACGTACCTCTTGGACTGA
- a CDS encoding [LysW]-lysine hydrolase, whose product MSDATPDEEARDLLETLVSIPSPTPEEAECAEALAAFFEDHGRDVFIDEVGNVRAPADDSVLYTSHIDTVPGDIPVRVEDGENGPELWGRGSVDAKGPLVALAVAAVRTGVSFVGVVGEEVDSRGARHLIAEREAPEAVVNGEPSGWDGITLGYRGILQGTYVATSESGHTSRPENNAIQDAIAWWSAVEDIFGGDDEYDPVFERVTPKPVEIEGGTSQDGLAVETTLDAQLRVPPSYSTDEVRELADAELSGAGTVNWKDAVEPTMQSPRTEVGRAFRVAIRDAGGDPRLLRKTGTADMNIFAGAWDCPMATYGPGDSDLDHAPDEHLELRELDRATAILEAVAEDLQ is encoded by the coding sequence ATGAGCGACGCCACTCCCGACGAGGAGGCACGCGACCTCTTGGAGACGCTCGTCTCCATCCCCTCGCCGACGCCCGAGGAAGCGGAGTGTGCCGAGGCGCTCGCGGCGTTCTTCGAAGACCACGGCCGAGACGTGTTCATCGACGAGGTCGGCAACGTTCGCGCGCCGGCCGACGACAGCGTCCTCTATACGTCCCACATCGACACGGTACCGGGCGACATTCCCGTCCGTGTCGAGGACGGCGAGAACGGCCCCGAGTTGTGGGGTCGCGGCTCCGTCGACGCGAAGGGGCCGCTCGTCGCGCTCGCGGTTGCGGCGGTGCGGACCGGCGTCTCCTTCGTCGGCGTCGTCGGCGAGGAAGTCGACTCCCGCGGCGCCCGCCATCTCATCGCCGAGCGCGAGGCGCCCGAGGCGGTCGTCAACGGCGAACCCTCCGGTTGGGACGGCATCACGCTGGGGTATCGCGGCATCCTGCAGGGCACCTACGTCGCCACCTCCGAATCGGGCCACACCTCCCGCCCGGAGAACAACGCGATTCAGGACGCCATCGCGTGGTGGTCGGCCGTCGAGGACATCTTCGGCGGCGATGACGAGTACGACCCCGTCTTCGAGCGCGTGACGCCCAAGCCGGTGGAAATCGAAGGCGGCACCAGCCAGGACGGACTGGCCGTCGAGACGACGCTGGACGCCCAACTGCGCGTCCCGCCGTCGTACTCGACCGACGAGGTCCGGGAGTTGGCCGACGCCGAACTGTCGGGCGCCGGCACCGTCAACTGGAAGGACGCGGTCGAACCGACGATGCAGAGTCCCCGGACCGAAGTGGGTCGGGCCTTCCGCGTCGCCATCCGCGATGCCGGCGGCGACCCCCGCCTGCTCCGGAAGACCGGCACCGCCGACATGAACATCTTCGCCGGGGCGTGGGACTGCCCGATGGCGACGTACGGTCCCGGCGATTCGGACCTCGACCACGCGCCCGACGAACATCTCGAGTTACGCGAACTCGACCGTGCGACGGCGATACTGGAGGCCGTCGCGGAGGACCTGCAATGA
- a CDS encoding aspartate aminotransferase family protein, producing MSGFVFSEKPIEIDRGEGVHLYDTNGTEYLDFGASYACTPVGHCHPDVVEAATDQIERLMYVQASYPNAPRTALYERLAEIAPGDIDNVWLCNSGTEANEAALKFSRHATGRSKIIATMQGFHGRTMGSLAATWKDEYKDGFGPLAGDFEFVPYGDGEAMAEAIDEETAAVIVEPLQGEGGINPASTTYLETIRAETEAAGAAMILDEIQTGLGRTGSLWAADDHGVVPDVVTTAKGLGSGLPIGATLVRDWIAEDCGNHGSTFSGGPVVSAAAGATLDVIEGEDIPAHAAEIGSYLTDELDAAIGEEVREVRGNGLMVGVEVKRGANPILRDLALDHSILALPAGRSVVRLLPPLTIEREHADRVVEALEDIIA from the coding sequence ATGAGCGGATTCGTCTTCTCCGAGAAACCCATCGAAATCGACCGTGGCGAGGGGGTCCACCTCTACGACACGAACGGAACCGAGTACCTGGACTTCGGCGCGAGTTACGCCTGTACGCCGGTCGGCCACTGCCACCCGGACGTCGTCGAGGCCGCGACCGACCAGATAGAGCGGCTGATGTACGTACAGGCTTCCTATCCCAACGCCCCGCGAACGGCGCTATACGAACGGCTCGCGGAGATCGCGCCGGGCGACATCGACAACGTGTGGCTCTGTAACTCGGGGACCGAGGCCAACGAGGCCGCACTGAAGTTTTCCCGACACGCCACCGGTCGCTCGAAAATCATCGCGACGATGCAGGGCTTTCACGGCCGGACGATGGGCTCGCTCGCCGCGACGTGGAAAGACGAGTACAAAGACGGCTTCGGCCCGCTGGCCGGCGACTTCGAGTTCGTCCCCTACGGGGACGGCGAGGCAATGGCCGAGGCCATCGACGAGGAAACCGCGGCGGTCATCGTCGAACCGCTGCAGGGCGAAGGCGGAATCAACCCCGCCTCGACGACGTACTTGGAGACGATTCGAGCGGAAACCGAGGCGGCCGGCGCGGCGATGATTCTCGACGAGATTCAGACCGGTCTCGGCCGGACCGGGTCGCTGTGGGCCGCCGACGACCACGGCGTCGTCCCCGACGTGGTGACGACGGCGAAAGGCCTCGGCAGCGGTCTCCCCATCGGCGCGACGCTCGTCCGCGACTGGATTGCCGAGGACTGCGGCAACCACGGATCGACGTTCTCCGGCGGCCCGGTGGTGTCGGCGGCGGCGGGTGCCACCCTCGACGTCATCGAAGGCGAGGACATCCCCGCTCACGCCGCCGAAATCGGTTCGTACCTCACCGACGAACTCGACGCCGCAATCGGTGAGGAGGTTCGGGAGGTCCGCGGCAACGGCCTGATGGTCGGCGTCGAGGTGAAACGGGGGGCCAACCCCATCCTGCGCGACCTCGCGCTGGACCACAGCATCCTCGCGTTGCCGGCCGGCCGCAGCGTCGTCCGTCTCCTGCCGCCGCTGACCATCGAACGCGAACACGCCGACAGGGTGGTCGAGGCGCTGGAGGACATCATCGCATGA
- a CDS encoding acetylglutamate/acetylaminoadipate kinase: MTVVVKIGGARAVEPEGALADIAAVREDGTDVAVVHGGSTAVDDALEKMGIDPEYVETPSGVVGRFTDEETMDVFKMAMSGLVNTDLVTGLQNHGVDAVGLSGVDGKLLYGPRKSAVRVVEDGKKKIRRGDHSGKIEEVNGDLLETLLSDGYTPVASPPMLADDGVAVNTDADRASAAVAADLGGTLVSLTDVEGVYRDPEDASTLIESVETPDEYEELKAAAEGFMGRKVMAATEALEGGASEVVVASANADNPIQSALSGGGTHVYPSALE; encoded by the coding sequence ATGACCGTCGTCGTCAAAATCGGGGGCGCCCGTGCCGTCGAACCGGAGGGTGCACTCGCCGACATCGCCGCCGTCCGCGAAGACGGCACTGACGTGGCGGTCGTCCACGGCGGGTCGACGGCCGTCGACGACGCCCTCGAAAAGATGGGCATCGACCCCGAGTACGTCGAAACCCCGTCGGGCGTCGTCGGCCGCTTCACCGACGAGGAGACGATGGACGTGTTCAAGATGGCGATGTCTGGTCTCGTCAACACCGACCTCGTCACCGGCCTGCAGAACCACGGCGTCGACGCGGTCGGCCTCTCCGGAGTCGACGGCAAACTGTTGTACGGTCCCCGGAAGTCAGCCGTCCGAGTCGTCGAGGACGGCAAGAAGAAGATTCGTCGCGGCGACCACTCCGGGAAAATCGAGGAAGTCAACGGTGACCTCTTGGAGACGCTTCTGTCGGACGGCTACACGCCGGTGGCTTCGCCGCCGATGTTAGCCGACGACGGCGTCGCGGTCAACACCGACGCCGACCGCGCCTCTGCTGCGGTCGCCGCTGACCTCGGCGGGACGCTCGTCTCGCTGACCGACGTGGAGGGCGTGTACCGCGATCCCGAGGACGCCTCGACGCTCATCGAGTCCGTCGAGACGCCCGACGAGTACGAGGAACTGAAAGCCGCCGCCGAGGGGTTCATGGGCCGGAAGGTCATGGCGGCGACGGAGGCGTTGGAGGGCGGCGCGAGCGAAGTCGTCGTCGCCAGCGCCAACGCCGACAACCCCATCCAGTCGGCGCTTTCGGGGGGCGGCACGCACGTCTATCCGAGCGCGCTGGAATGA
- the argC gene encoding N-acetyl-gamma-glutamyl-phosphate reductase, giving the protein MSYTASVVGASGFTGGELLRLLDGHPEFEVAQATSRSYENKTVGSVHPNLRGMSLRFSSPEDLDSVDVLFACTPHGVTMDHIDAFREAADTVVDLSADFRLNREEQYDEWYDGHDRPELLSESEYALPELNRENLAGADLIASGGCNATAAILGLKPLFDADILSGDEQVVVDVKVGSSEGGAGGGEASSHAERSGVVRPYAPTGHRHEAEIEEYLGTQVSFTAHAVDMTRGASATCHVYPNGPVSKGDLWQAYRGSYEDEPFVRLVAGGSGVYRYPEPKAVAGSNFAEVGFEVDPRNKRLVVFSAIDNMMKGSAGQAVHAANIALGLDETAGLEFTGFHPVGAP; this is encoded by the coding sequence ATGAGCTACACCGCCTCGGTCGTTGGGGCCAGTGGCTTCACCGGCGGCGAACTCCTTCGACTCCTCGACGGCCACCCCGAATTCGAGGTGGCTCAAGCCACCTCTCGGAGTTACGAGAACAAGACCGTCGGTTCGGTCCACCCGAACCTCCGGGGGATGAGTCTCCGGTTTTCCAGCCCTGAGGACCTCGACTCTGTCGACGTGCTCTTCGCGTGTACGCCCCACGGCGTCACGATGGACCACATCGACGCCTTTCGTGAGGCCGCCGACACCGTCGTCGACTTGAGTGCGGACTTCCGACTGAACCGCGAGGAACAGTACGACGAGTGGTACGACGGCCACGACCGCCCAGAGTTGCTTTCGGAGTCCGAATACGCGCTGCCGGAACTCAACCGCGAGAACCTCGCCGGCGCGGACCTCATCGCCTCCGGTGGCTGTAACGCGACGGCCGCAATTCTCGGCCTCAAGCCGCTTTTCGACGCGGACATCCTTTCGGGTGACGAGCAGGTCGTCGTCGACGTGAAGGTCGGCTCCTCGGAAGGTGGTGCCGGCGGCGGGGAGGCATCCTCGCATGCCGAACGCTCCGGCGTCGTTCGGCCCTACGCTCCGACGGGCCACCGACACGAGGCCGAAATCGAGGAGTACCTCGGCACACAGGTCTCCTTTACCGCCCACGCGGTCGACATGACTCGCGGTGCCTCCGCGACCTGTCACGTCTACCCCAACGGGCCGGTCTCGAAAGGCGACCTTTGGCAAGCCTACCGAGGTAGTTACGAGGACGAACCGTTCGTCCGGCTGGTCGCCGGCGGCTCCGGAGTGTACCGATACCCCGAACCCAAGGCGGTTGCGGGCTCGAACTTCGCGGAGGTCGGCTTCGAGGTCGACCCCCGGAACAAACGCCTCGTCGTCTTCTCGGCCATCGACAACATGATGAAAGGCTCCGCGGGACAGGCGGTCCACGCGGCCAACATCGCCCTCGGACTCGATGAGACGGCCGGACTGGAGTTCACCGGGTTCCACCCCGTGGGAGCGCCATGA
- the lysX gene encoding lysine biosynthesis protein LysX: protein MNVGILYSRIRRDEKLLLSELRDRGHDVTKIDVRKERFSVHDVPEVFDDVDIVVDRCLATSRSRYITRFVDSYGIPVVNEPETAAICADKARNSLVLANADVPTPATEVAFTKESAMESIEHFGYPCVLKPVVGSWGRLMAKIDSRDAAEAILEHKETLGHYEHKVFYIQEFVEKPGRDIRVVATDGEPVAAMARSSDHWLTNAARGAETEPIEVTEEMADLVERASDAVGGGLLGVDLMETGDSYTVHEVNHTVEFKALNEVSDVDVPGTVVDWLEAKVQGVEVTA from the coding sequence ATGAACGTAGGTATCCTCTACTCGCGTATCCGTCGCGACGAGAAGCTCCTGCTCAGCGAGCTTCGCGACCGTGGCCACGACGTGACGAAAATCGACGTCCGAAAGGAGCGTTTCAGCGTCCACGACGTTCCGGAGGTCTTCGACGATGTCGACATCGTGGTCGACCGCTGTCTCGCGACCAGCCGGTCGCGCTACATCACCCGATTCGTCGATTCCTACGGGATTCCGGTCGTCAACGAACCGGAGACGGCGGCTATCTGCGCCGACAAAGCACGGAACAGCCTCGTCCTCGCGAACGCGGACGTGCCGACGCCCGCCACCGAGGTGGCGTTCACCAAGGAGTCCGCAATGGAGTCAATCGAGCACTTCGGCTATCCCTGCGTGCTGAAACCCGTCGTCGGATCGTGGGGTCGGCTGATGGCGAAAATCGACTCCCGCGACGCCGCCGAGGCCATCCTCGAACACAAAGAGACACTCGGCCACTACGAGCACAAGGTGTTCTACATCCAGGAGTTCGTCGAGAAGCCGGGCCGTGACATCCGCGTCGTCGCCACCGACGGCGAACCCGTCGCGGCGATGGCTCGCTCCTCGGACCACTGGCTCACCAACGCCGCCCGCGGTGCCGAGACCGAACCCATCGAGGTCACCGAGGAGATGGCGGACCTCGTCGAACGCGCCTCGGATGCCGTCGGCGGCGGCTTGCTTGGCGTCGACCTCATGGAGACCGGTGACTCCTACACCGTCCACGAGGTCAACCACACCGTCGAGTTCAAGGCGCTCAACGAGGTCAGCGACGTGGACGTGCCCGGAACGGTCGTCGACTGGCTGGAGGCGAAGGTACAGGGCGTCGAGGTGACCGCATGA
- the lysW gene encoding lysine biosynthesis protein LysW, protein MAECPECGAELDLHDDLEVGEIVDCATCGAELEVVGDDPVELETAPELEEDWGE, encoded by the coding sequence ATGGCAGAATGTCCCGAGTGCGGGGCCGAACTGGACCTGCACGACGACCTCGAAGTCGGAGAAATCGTCGACTGTGCGACCTGCGGTGCCGAACTCGAAGTGGTCGGTGACGACCCCGTCGAGCTGGAGACGGCACCCGAACTGGAAGAGGACTGGGGGGAGTAA
- the argH gene encoding argininosuccinate lyase — MSEEEGSDDVVRRERFSGGPARGFLSSLAADERIFEADLAVDRAHVVMLDEQGIIDGDDAAAILEALDDVEAAGHDALPDGEDVHAAIETAVIEHVGERGGRMHTARSRNDEVATCIRYRLREDVLATVKTVIETREVLTELATEHTETVMPGFTHLQPAQPTTVGHYLLSYESALARDTERLLDAYDRIDRSPLGAAAFAGTPFDIDRERVAELLGFESVLENSMDAASARDFLVETTAAVAALSTTLSGLAEDLVVFSNKGFVELSDDYSSTSSIMPQKKNPDTMELVRGASGDASAGLNALLTILKGLPRAYNRDLQRAHNHAFDAVDAVREATEVAAGAVATAEWPAETLATAAGEGFSTATGVADLLAMAGVPFRTAHEMVALAAESGSDYEALDAAAQEVLGEPLEARADRDAVEAALDPEESVVSRDSFGGPAPEAVSGALDRAVTAVEVDDEALEARREAVAEAAEWRREEVNRRV, encoded by the coding sequence ATGAGCGAAGAGGAAGGTAGCGACGATGTCGTTCGCCGCGAGCGTTTCAGCGGCGGCCCCGCCCGCGGGTTCCTCTCGAGTCTCGCGGCCGACGAACGCATCTTCGAGGCGGACCTCGCCGTCGACCGCGCCCACGTCGTGATGCTCGACGAACAGGGTATCATCGACGGCGACGACGCCGCGGCCATCCTCGAAGCGCTCGACGACGTGGAGGCGGCGGGCCACGACGCCCTCCCCGACGGCGAGGACGTCCACGCCGCAATCGAGACGGCCGTCATCGAGCACGTCGGCGAGCGCGGCGGCCGGATGCACACCGCCCGCTCGCGAAACGACGAAGTGGCGACCTGCATCCGCTATCGCCTGCGCGAGGACGTGCTGGCGACCGTCAAGACGGTCATCGAGACCCGCGAGGTGTTGACCGAACTCGCCACCGAACACACCGAGACGGTGATGCCCGGCTTTACGCATCTCCAACCGGCCCAACCGACGACGGTCGGTCACTACCTGCTGTCCTACGAATCGGCGCTGGCCCGCGACACCGAGCGACTGCTCGACGCCTACGACCGCATCGACCGCTCGCCGCTTGGGGCGGCTGCCTTCGCGGGGACGCCCTTCGATATCGACCGCGAGCGGGTCGCCGAGTTGCTCGGCTTCGAGTCGGTCCTCGAAAACTCGATGGACGCCGCTTCCGCGCGGGACTTCCTCGTGGAGACGACGGCGGCCGTCGCGGCGCTGTCGACGACGCTGTCCGGCCTCGCCGAGGACCTCGTCGTGTTCTCCAACAAGGGGTTCGTCGAGCTCTCGGACGACTACTCCTCGACGTCCTCGATTATGCCCCAAAAGAAGAACCCGGATACGATGGAGTTGGTTCGGGGAGCGTCCGGCGACGCCTCGGCGGGGCTGAACGCCCTGCTGACGATACTGAAGGGGTTGCCGCGTGCGTACAACCGAGACCTCCAGCGGGCGCACAACCACGCCTTCGATGCCGTCGACGCCGTTAGGGAGGCAACCGAGGTGGCCGCCGGCGCGGTTGCGACCGCCGAGTGGCCCGCAGAGACGCTGGCGACGGCCGCCGGGGAGGGATTTTCGACGGCCACCGGCGTCGCCGACCTGCTGGCGATGGCCGGCGTACCGTTCCGGACCGCCCACGAGATGGTGGCGCTCGCCGCCGAATCCGGGTCCGATTACGAGGCACTCGATGCTGCCGCACAGGAAGTGCTCGGCGAACCGCTTGAGGCGCGCGCCGACCGTGATGCGGTCGAGGCCGCACTCGACCCCGAGGAAAGCGTCGTCTCTCGTGACTCCTTCGGCGGCCCGGCACCCGAAGCGGTATCCGGCGCGCTTGACCGGGCGGTGACGGCCGTCGAGGTCGACGACGAGGCGCTGGAGGCCCGCCGGGAAGCGGTGGCCGAGGCAGCCGAATGGCGCCGCGAGGAGGTGAACCGCCGTGTCTGA